CATACTCGCTACCCTTCTGAACTTGAAGCACCTTTTCTCAAGCTCTTCTTCTCAAAGTAACTAACGTCTGTCGTCCTTATTTTAACCCAATATTGGAAACAACCAGACTCATTCTCAAGGCATCGAATCAGTACTTGGCAGAGCataatatgtttttcttttttcaaacaTTTCCTAGGATTGAAATCTTCTTTCATTGATTGGTACAAGATGCATGCACAGGTGAAAAAATTTATGACCGGCTCATTCTCATGGCATCAAATTAGTAGTTGGCAGAGCATAATCGGTATTTTTAAGATCATAACACAAATTTCTTTGGATTGAATTATTCTGATTGGTTGGGTACAAGATGCATGCACAATGTGAAAATATTAATGCATTGCTGACCTCAGTTCCAGCAATTCCCATTGCTAATCCGATATCTGCTTCATGCAGAGCTGGAGCATCATTCGTTCCATCACCAGTCACAGCAACAACTTCATCAAATGTAGTTCGCAATTGCTTTACCAGAGTATGCTTGTCCATAGGAGAAGATCGAGCTATCACCTGCAAAAGGAGAATTGAGGTATGAATTACAGGATTTATCCTTTTGTTAGAAGCACCTAACTGGTATTTGAAGCAAAAATAACAATGGGAGGACACCTGAATCTTAGGAATTAACTTGAGCAGTTCTTCCTGCGACTTCTCTCTGAAATCTGGACCTTCAATGGCTATACCATCATCTGTAAGAATCCCACATTCCCTGGCTATAGCCTTTGCGGTGTTTATGTTATCTCCTGTAACCATTCTTACGGTAATCCCAGCAGTTCGACAAATAGCCACAGATTCTTTGACACCAGGGCGAACAGGATCCTTAATGCCCACAATTCCTAAACAAGTATACCCCGAAACCGGAATAGCATTGTCTGAGGAGAAACCATTTTTGAGCTCCAAATAAGCAAGGCACAGGGTCCGAAGAGCCTCATTAGCAAACTCATTTATTGTAGCATTGAGGTGGTTAATGGATTTTTCATCTAACGGAACAACTTCTCCATTAGAATCGATCACCTTGTCACATCCAGCCAAAACTATCTCCGAAGCACCTTTCGTATGCGCTCGTAACCCTCCTCCAGGAAGCTCCAGCACTACTCCCATTCTTTTCTTTGTAGAGTTGAATGGCTCAACCTTAACAGTTTTTGATGCTTGTCGTTCTGTTTGGGGATCACCACCTAGAGACAAGCCAAACTCTAACAAAGCGGTCTCTGTGGGAGTTCCCAATATCTCACGTCTTCCATCTTTGCTAGTAACAATTTCACCTCCAGTGTTCATAAAAATTGATTGTAGCAGAAGTTTTATAGCAGATTCATGAATCTCAGAGCAGAAAGAAGCTTTATTGGTGCTATTTATTTCCTTGACGCTCATGCAAATGCATGATTTCACAACCGTCATGCGATTAGTAGTTAGTGTCCCAGTTTTATCACTACAAATACCGGTTGCTGACCCCATAGTCTCGCAAGCTGCAAGGTGTCGAACTAGTGCTTTAtcattcatcatcttcttcatggcaAAAGCAAGACTCAGAGTCACTGCCAATGGTAGACCCTCAGGAACTGCAACAACAACAATTGTCACTGCAACAGCAAAGAACTCCAGCAATTTCAGTGCCTCATCGCCAGACCAACTCCAGATAGTCCCTTCTTGCAGTTTACTCCGTAACAGTCCTTGCACCATTACGGCAAAAGTCACTACAGCAAAAAACAGGCCTACCTTCCCAATGATAGTTGCTACTCCATTCAATTTCACCTGCAGTGGGGTCTCATCATCTCCCCCTTCACTGAGGGTTGCCATCAATTTGCCCCATTGAGTTCTCATCCCAACAGTGGTAACCAACATCTTGCATGATCCATCTTGAAGCTTAGTACCAGAAAGCATAAAAGGGTTTTTATCATTCACCACTACTGGCTCACTCTCCCCTGTTAAACTTGATTCATCGATTAGCACGGAAAATCCCGACACAAAAAGGCCATCAGCAGGGACTTGGTCACCAATATTAAGGTGTACAATATCACCAGGAAGCAAATCATATATAGATAATTTCTGCCTACAATCATTTCTTGTTACCTGAAtggtgattttctttttctccttgtCCAAATCCTTAAACTGCAAAGATTGGCGATAATCGCTGGTTGCCGTGACGAACACGACTAATAAGATACTTGCAACAATCCCAAGTCCATCATGAGCTCCGGCTGGCCAACCTTCCATTGCTATCCCAACGACCAACGACACAATAGCACATGCCCCAAGGATCATAAGAGTCATATCCTGAAGAGCTTCCCAAACAAAGACCCAGAATCCCTTAGCTTCAGGCTCAGCAAACTTATTGATTCCATAAATCTCTTGTCTTTTACTCAACAAAGCAGCATCAGAACTTAGTCCAGTGTTGGTGGATGTGGAGAGTTTTTCAGCAATGCCACTAACTCCACCATGAAACTTTAGTTTCTTCACATCATGGCCTTCCACAATGGATCCTAACTCATCAGCACAAAGTTGAAAACCAGCAGCTATGACTTGCTCAGGAACAACATAGTCACTAGGTTGTACACCTGCAAAACGAAGATTCATTTATACATATTCAAAGGCGttttactaaataaaaaacGTGAACAATGTTGAATTTGCAGCAAACGGTCTCACCTGATATAAACTGGAAGGCAGCTTTCGAAACCAGTACAGCAATTCTCAATTTTTCCTGCAATTTTCCATAATAATAACAATCTCTACATTGCCATAATCCTACTACCATATTAGAAACGCAAAGCCAAttaacaaaactaaaaaattctGCTCATTTCTCTCATGATAATCACTAATCAGTATATCTTTACTACATttagaaaatgatgaaaaattgaaaatgatatttgagCAATCTCTAAATGAGAGAGTGGATTGAAAAGTGAAGGGACCTGAT
This genomic window from Gossypium raimondii isolate GPD5lz chromosome 10, ASM2569854v1, whole genome shotgun sequence contains:
- the LOC105776706 gene encoding calcium-transporting ATPase 2, plasma membrane-type isoform X1; amino-acid sequence: MDSYLNQNFDLKSKHSSDEALEKWRTVVGFVKNPKRRFRFTANLSKRYEAAAMRRTNQEKLRIAVLVSKAAFQFISGVQPSDYVVPEQVIAAGFQLCADELGSIVEGHDVKKLKFHGGVSGIAEKLSTSTNTGLSSDAALLSKRQEIYGINKFAEPEAKGFWVFVWEALQDMTLMILGACAIVSLVVGIAMEGWPAGAHDGLGIVASILLVVFVTATSDYRQSLQFKDLDKEKKKITIQVTRNDCRQKLSIYDLLPGDIVHLNIGDQVPADGLFVSGFSVLIDESSLTGESEPVVVNDKNPFMLSGTKLQDGSCKMLVTTVGMRTQWGKLMATLSEGGDDETPLQVKLNGVATIIGKVGLFFAVVTFAVMVQGLLRSKLQEGTIWSWSGDEALKLLEFFAVAVTIVVVAVPEGLPLAVTLSLAFAMKKMMNDKALVRHLAACETMGSATGICSDKTGTLTTNRMTVVKSCICMSVKEINSTNKASFCSEIHESAIKLLLQSIFMNTGGEIVTSKDGRREILGTPTETALLEFGLSLGGDPQTERQASKTVKVEPFNSTKKRMGVVLELPGGGLRAHTKGASEIVLAGCDKVIDSNGEVVPLDEKSINHLNATINEFANEALRTLCLAYLELKNGFSSDNAIPVSGYTCLGIVGIKDPVRPGVKESVAICRTAGITVRMVTGDNINTAKAIARECGILTDDGIAIEGPDFREKSQEELLKLIPKIQVIARSSPMDKHTLVKQLRTTFDEVVAVTGDGTNDAPALHEADIGLAMGIAGTEVAKESADVIILDDNFSTILTVAKWGRSVYINIQKFVQFQLTVNIVALIVNFSSACLTGSAPLTAVQLLWVNMIMDTLGALALATEPPTDELMKRAPVGRKGNFISNVMWRNIFGQSFYQLMVIWYLQARGKAMFELDGPDSTLKLNTLIFNSFVFCQVFNEISSRNMEEINVLSGILNNSVFVAVLGCTAVFQIIIIEFLGTFASTTPLTYSQWGLSVVIGFFSMPIAAALKLVSV
- the LOC105776706 gene encoding calcium-transporting ATPase 2, plasma membrane-type isoform X3, encoding MDSYLNQNFDLKSKHSSDEALEKWRTVVGFVKNPKRRFRFTANLSKRYEAAAMRRTNQEKLRIAVLVSKAAFQFISGVQPSDYVVPEQVIAAGFQLCADELGSIVEGHDVKKLKFHGGVSGIAEKLSTSTNTGLSSDAALLSKRQEIYGINKFAEPEAKGFWVFVWEALQDMTLMILGACAIVSLVVGIAMEGWPAGAHDGLGIVASILLVVFVTATSDYRQSLQFKDLDKEKKKITIQVTRNDCRQKLSIYDLLPGDIVHLNIGDQVPADGLFVSGFSVLIDESSLTGESEPVVVNDKNPFMLSGTKLQDGSCKMLVTTVGMRTQWGKLMATLSEGGDDETPLQVKLNGVATIIGKVGLFFAVVTFAVMVQGLLRSKLQEGTIWSWSGDEALKLLEFFAVAVTIVVVAVPEGLPLAVTLSLAFAMKKMMNDKALVRHLAACETMGSATGICSDKTGTLTTNRMTVVKSCICMSVKEINSTNKASFCSEIHESAIKLLLQSIFMNTGGEIVTSKDGRREILGTPTETALLEFGLSLGGDPQTERQASKTVKVEPFNSTKKRMGVVLELPGGGLRAHTKGASEIVLAGCDKVIDSNGEVVPLDEKSINHLNATINEFANEALRTLCLAYLELKNGFSSDNAIPVSGYTCLGIVGIKDPVRPGVKESVAICRTAGITVRMVTGDNINTAKAIARECGILTDDGIAIEGPDFREKSQEELLKLIPKIQVIARSSPMDKHTLVKQLRTTFDEVVAVTGDGTNDAPALHEADIGLAMGIAGTEECLAMVEQPSLLQQEDILA
- the LOC105776706 gene encoding calcium-transporting ATPase 2, plasma membrane-type isoform X4, whose amino-acid sequence is MDSYLNQNFDLKSKHSSDEALEKWRTVVGFVKNPKRRFRFTANLSKLGLWQCRDCYYYGKLQEKLRIAVLVSKAAFQFISGVQPSDYVVPEQVIAAGFQLCADELGSIVEGHDVKKLKFHGGVSGIAEKLSTSTNTGLSSDAALLSKRQEIYGINKFAEPEAKGFWVFVWEALQDMTLMILGACAIVSLVVGIAMEGWPAGAHDGLGIVASILLVVFVTATSDYRQSLQFKDLDKEKKKITIQVTRNDCRQKLSIYDLLPGDIVHLNIGDQVPADGLFVSGFSVLIDESSLTGESEPVVVNDKNPFMLSGTKLQDGSCKMLVTTVGMRTQWGKLMATLSEGGDDETPLQVKLNGVATIIGKVGLFFAVVTFAVMVQGLLRSKLQEGTIWSWSGDEALKLLEFFAVAVTIVVVAVPEGLPLAVTLSLAFAMKKMMNDKALVRHLAACETMGSATGICSDKTGTLTTNRMTVVKSCICMSVKEINSTNKASFCSEIHESAIKLLLQSIFMNTGGEIVTSKDGRREILGTPTETALLEFGLSLGGDPQTERQASKTVKVEPFNSTKKRMGVVLELPGGGLRAHTKGASEIVLAGCDKVIDSNGEVVPLDEKSINHLNATINEFANEALRTLCLAYLELKNGFSSDNAIPVSGYTCLGIVGIKDPVRPGVKESVAICRTAGITVRMVTGDNINTAKAIARECGILTDDGIAIEGPDFREKSQEELLKLIPKIQVIARSSPMDKHTLVKQLRTTFDEVVAVTGDGTNDAPALHEADIGLAMGIAGTEVAKESADVIILDDNFSTILTVAKWGRSVYINIQKFVQFQLTVNIVALIVNFSSACLTGSAPLTAVQLLWVNMIMDTLGALALATEPPTDELMKRAPVGRKGNFISNVMWRNIFGQSFYQLMVIWYLQARGKAMFELDGPDSTLKLNTLIFNSFVFCQVFNEISSRNMEEINVLSGILNNSVFVAVLGCTAVFQIIIIEFLGTFASTTPLTYSQWGLSVVIGFFSMPIAAALKLVSV
- the LOC105776706 gene encoding calcium-transporting ATPase 2, plasma membrane-type isoform X2 — its product is MDSYLNQNFDLKSKHSSDEALEKWRTVVGFVKNPKRRFRFTANLSKRYEAAAMRRTNQEKLRIAVLVSKAAFQFISGVQPSDYVVPEQVIAAGFQLCADELGSIVEGHDVKKLKFHGGVSGIAEKLSTSTNTGLSSDAALLSKRQEIYGINKFAEPEAKGFWVFVWEALQDMTLMILGACAIVSLVVGIAMEGWPAGAHDGLGIVASILLVVFVTATSDYRQSLQFKDLDKEKKKITIQVTRNDCRQKLSIYDLLPGDIVHLNIGDQVPADGLFVSGFSVLIDESSLTGESEPVVVNDKNPFMLSGTKLQDGSCKMLVTTVGMRTQWGKLMATLSEGGDDETPLQVKLNGVATIIGKVGLFFAVVTFAVMVQGLLRSKLQEGTIWSWSGDEALKLLEFFAVAVTIVVVAVPEGLPLAVTLSLAFAMKKMMNDKALVRHLAACETMGSATGICSDKTGTLTTNRMTVVKSCICMSVKEINSTNKASFCSEIHESAIKLLLQSIFMNTGGEIVTSKDGRREILGTPTETALLEFGLSLGGDPQTERQASKTVKVEPFNSTKKRMGVVLELPGGGLRAHTKGASEIVLAGCDKVIDSNGEVVPLDEKSINHLNATINEFANEALRTLCLAYLELKNGFSSDNAIPVSGYTCLGIVGIKDPVRPGVKESVAICRTAGITVRMVTGDNINTAKAIARECGILTDDGIAIEGPDFREKSQEELLKLIPKIQVIARSSPMDKHTLVAKESADVIILDDNFSTILTVAKWGRSVYINIQKFVQFQLTVNIVALIVNFSSACLTGSAPLTAVQLLWVNMIMDTLGALALATEPPTDELMKRAPVGRKGNFISNVMWRNIFGQSFYQLMVIWYLQARGKAMFELDGPDSTLKLNTLIFNSFVFCQVFNEISSRNMEEINVLSGILNNSVFVAVLGCTAVFQIIIIEFLGTFASTTPLTYSQWGLSVVIGFFSMPIAAALKLVSV